One window of Aerococcus tenax genomic DNA carries:
- a CDS encoding thioesterase family protein has translation MDTYFTVLPHQLANQVGSGSLEVLSSPWLLGYFENAAVRFLKDHLEEDETTVGTYAQLEHLAPSLLNEEIRIHCELVNYDDRHYHFQMQAYCQDQLIGRLDHRRVKVKKESFMKKAQDNSSLQ, from the coding sequence ATGGATACCTATTTTACTGTTTTACCCCACCAATTGGCAAACCAAGTCGGCTCGGGAAGTTTAGAAGTGCTTTCTAGCCCCTGGCTCTTAGGTTATTTCGAAAATGCAGCCGTACGTTTTTTGAAAGATCACTTAGAGGAAGACGAAACGACCGTGGGAACTTATGCCCAGTTAGAGCATTTGGCCCCTAGTCTCTTGAATGAAGAAATTCGTATTCATTGTGAATTGGTTAACTACGATGATCGTCATTATCATTTTCAAATGCAGGCCTACTGCCAAGACCAATTAATTGGCCGTTTAGACCACCGCCGCGTGAAAGTTAAAAAGGAAAGCTTCATGAAGAAAGCCCAAGATAATTCATCCCTTCAATAG